One genomic region from Bombus terrestris chromosome 15, iyBomTerr1.2, whole genome shotgun sequence encodes:
- the LOC100644150 gene encoding protein scarlet isoform X2, protein MIFYDTVRMTRSLGYPTLQSSIRKDLCLTWRNISYTVERKVNGGSLRAIFGLQHTEFIRLLNGVSGIVNSGMLMAIMGPSGAGKTTLLATISRRVKGEATGDVLLNGKPIDTDQMIRISGFVPQMDLAIESLTILEHMEFMACMKMDRRLGANVRRQRIMVLLGELGLGKCITTKLSALSGGERKRVTLAVQLLTEPSILFCDEPTTGLDSYGAITVVKTLRDVAASGRIVICTLHQPASGLLDIFHEVVLLSSGRVAFQGSSTDAMKFFDSLDLRCPPTFNGAEFFVSQLSIVRGREAESYRKVNWICDQYEKSKHSQKVSKLIDYSCFMDSGELPAIFSQISLSPKDFKKARTLTQLRWLTWRTYVDYKRNSASLLLRFTTYMFIGLLIALPYMNITGQALNQGGIQNMQGLLYLVVVETVFTFNYAVFYTFPRELPLLLRDIASGLYDPTPYYMSKVIVLIPGAIIQPLLYAAFIFAITGLKGGLLGFVYFALPVVVCAVSASALGLFLSASFQSVNTASLFSVPLDFLGLMFCGIYLHLGYLAPGIAWLKYLSQFYYGLEAVSLTQWPLIDHINCSPDPEEPCVSSGREVLEKYGYLPNHYTMDIIGLLVIFGICHFAGFLVIRHRSRKEPVY, encoded by the exons ATGATTTTCTACGATACGGTTAGA ATGACACGCAGTCTGGGATATCCAACGTTGCAGTCGAGTATACGAAAAGATTTGTGTCTGACTTGGAGGAACATTTCATATACGGTTGAGAGGAAGGTCAATGGCGGTAGTCTTCGAGCAATTTTCGGTCTGCAGCACACAGAATTCATTCGACTGCTCAATGGAG TCAGTGGTATAGTTAATTCAGGAATGTTGATGGCGATTATGGGACCAAG CGGCGCTGGGAAAACTACGTTACTCGCGACGATCAGCCGCCGTGTGAAAG GAGAAGCGACAGGTGACGTTCTGTTAAATGGCAAGCCTATCGATACCGACCAAATGATAAGGATATCTGGATTCGTTCCACAAATGGACCTGGCCATCGAATCGCTGACAATCCTAGAGCACATGGAATTCATG GCGTGCATGAAAATGGACAGGAGGCTGGGGGCCAACGTCAGAAGGCAACGCATAATGGTGCTGCTTGGTGAACTTGGACTAGGAAAATGTATCACCACAAAATTATCTGCCCTTTCTGGCGGAGAGAGGAAACGCGTCACCCTGGCTGTTCAA TTGCTCACTGAACCGAGTATTCTCTTCTGCGACGAGCCAACAACAGGGTTGGATAGTTATGGGGCGATAACTGTGGTGAAGACGTTGAGGGACGTCGCGGCCAGCGGAAGGATAGTCATATGCACGTTGCATCAACCTGCTTCCGGTTTGTTAGACATCTTTCATGAAGTTGTGCTACTTTCCAGCGGCAGGGTCGCTTTTCAAGGTTCTTCTACCGACGCAATGAAATTCTTTGATAg CTTGGACCTACGTTGTCCTCCAACTTTCAACGGCGCTGAGTTCTTCGTTTCTCAACTATCCATCGTCCGTGGCAGGGAAGCTGAAAGTTATAGAAAG GTAAATTGGATCTGCGATCAATACGAGAAATCGAAACACAGCCAGAAGGTGTCGAAACTGATCGACTACTCCTGCTTCATGGATTCCGGCGAGCTACCAGCAATATTCTCACAGATCTCCTTGTCTCCGAAAGATTTCAAAAAAGCACGTACACTGACGCAGCTTCGATGGCTCACGTGGCGAACTTACGTCGATTACAAGAGGAACTCAGCCTCTCTTCTCTTGCGATTCACAACGTACATG TTTATAGGATTGCTGATAGCGTTGCCCTATATGAACATCACGGGACAAGCGTTGAATCAGGGTGGCATACAGAATATGCAAGGTCTCCTCTACTTGGTGGTCGTCGAAACTGTATTCACGTTCAATTATGCTGTTTTCTACACATTCCCGCGAGAACTGCCGCTTCTACTGCGTGACATCGCCAGTGGACTGTACGACCCGACGCCGTATTACATGAGCAAGGTTATCGTCCTG ATACCCGGGGCGATAATACAGCCATTGCTGTACGCGGCTTTCATATTCGCAATCACGGGGCTGAAGGGTGGACTTTTAGGATTCGTTTACTTTGCGCTGCCTGTAGTTGTCTGCGCCGTTTCAGCCTCCGCTCTTG GTTTATTTCTATCGGCGTCGTTCCAATCGGTAAACACAGCCTCCCTATTTTCTGTGCCGTTGGACTTCCTTGGCCTGATGTTCTGCGGAATTTATTTGCATCTTGG ctATCTGGCGCCTGGTATCGCGTGGCTCAAATATCTATCCCAGTTCTATTATGGCCTAGAGGCGGTTTCCTTGACGCAATGGCCTCTAATCGATCACATAA ACTGTTCGCCGGATCCGGAAGAGCCGTGTGTCTCCAGCGGACGAGAAGTTTTGGAGAAGTACGGCTACTTACCAAACCATTACACCATGGATATAATCGGCCTCTTGGTCATTTTTGGGATTTGCCATTTCGCTGGCTTTCTGGTGATCAGACACAGAAGTCGCAAGGAACCtgtctattaa
- the LOC100644150 gene encoding protein scarlet isoform X1 has translation MASNSRRLSENMTRSLGYPTLQSSIRKDLCLTWRNISYTVERKVNGGSLRAIFGLQHTEFIRLLNGVSGIVNSGMLMAIMGPSGAGKTTLLATISRRVKGEATGDVLLNGKPIDTDQMIRISGFVPQMDLAIESLTILEHMEFMACMKMDRRLGANVRRQRIMVLLGELGLGKCITTKLSALSGGERKRVTLAVQLLTEPSILFCDEPTTGLDSYGAITVVKTLRDVAASGRIVICTLHQPASGLLDIFHEVVLLSSGRVAFQGSSTDAMKFFDSLDLRCPPTFNGAEFFVSQLSIVRGREAESYRKVNWICDQYEKSKHSQKVSKLIDYSCFMDSGELPAIFSQISLSPKDFKKARTLTQLRWLTWRTYVDYKRNSASLLLRFTTYMFIGLLIALPYMNITGQALNQGGIQNMQGLLYLVVVETVFTFNYAVFYTFPRELPLLLRDIASGLYDPTPYYMSKVIVLIPGAIIQPLLYAAFIFAITGLKGGLLGFVYFALPVVVCAVSASALGLFLSASFQSVNTASLFSVPLDFLGLMFCGIYLHLGYLAPGIAWLKYLSQFYYGLEAVSLTQWPLIDHINCSPDPEEPCVSSGREVLEKYGYLPNHYTMDIIGLLVIFGICHFAGFLVIRHRSRKEPVY, from the exons ATGGCTTCCAATTCGAGACGGTTGTCTGAAAAT ATGACACGCAGTCTGGGATATCCAACGTTGCAGTCGAGTATACGAAAAGATTTGTGTCTGACTTGGAGGAACATTTCATATACGGTTGAGAGGAAGGTCAATGGCGGTAGTCTTCGAGCAATTTTCGGTCTGCAGCACACAGAATTCATTCGACTGCTCAATGGAG TCAGTGGTATAGTTAATTCAGGAATGTTGATGGCGATTATGGGACCAAG CGGCGCTGGGAAAACTACGTTACTCGCGACGATCAGCCGCCGTGTGAAAG GAGAAGCGACAGGTGACGTTCTGTTAAATGGCAAGCCTATCGATACCGACCAAATGATAAGGATATCTGGATTCGTTCCACAAATGGACCTGGCCATCGAATCGCTGACAATCCTAGAGCACATGGAATTCATG GCGTGCATGAAAATGGACAGGAGGCTGGGGGCCAACGTCAGAAGGCAACGCATAATGGTGCTGCTTGGTGAACTTGGACTAGGAAAATGTATCACCACAAAATTATCTGCCCTTTCTGGCGGAGAGAGGAAACGCGTCACCCTGGCTGTTCAA TTGCTCACTGAACCGAGTATTCTCTTCTGCGACGAGCCAACAACAGGGTTGGATAGTTATGGGGCGATAACTGTGGTGAAGACGTTGAGGGACGTCGCGGCCAGCGGAAGGATAGTCATATGCACGTTGCATCAACCTGCTTCCGGTTTGTTAGACATCTTTCATGAAGTTGTGCTACTTTCCAGCGGCAGGGTCGCTTTTCAAGGTTCTTCTACCGACGCAATGAAATTCTTTGATAg CTTGGACCTACGTTGTCCTCCAACTTTCAACGGCGCTGAGTTCTTCGTTTCTCAACTATCCATCGTCCGTGGCAGGGAAGCTGAAAGTTATAGAAAG GTAAATTGGATCTGCGATCAATACGAGAAATCGAAACACAGCCAGAAGGTGTCGAAACTGATCGACTACTCCTGCTTCATGGATTCCGGCGAGCTACCAGCAATATTCTCACAGATCTCCTTGTCTCCGAAAGATTTCAAAAAAGCACGTACACTGACGCAGCTTCGATGGCTCACGTGGCGAACTTACGTCGATTACAAGAGGAACTCAGCCTCTCTTCTCTTGCGATTCACAACGTACATG TTTATAGGATTGCTGATAGCGTTGCCCTATATGAACATCACGGGACAAGCGTTGAATCAGGGTGGCATACAGAATATGCAAGGTCTCCTCTACTTGGTGGTCGTCGAAACTGTATTCACGTTCAATTATGCTGTTTTCTACACATTCCCGCGAGAACTGCCGCTTCTACTGCGTGACATCGCCAGTGGACTGTACGACCCGACGCCGTATTACATGAGCAAGGTTATCGTCCTG ATACCCGGGGCGATAATACAGCCATTGCTGTACGCGGCTTTCATATTCGCAATCACGGGGCTGAAGGGTGGACTTTTAGGATTCGTTTACTTTGCGCTGCCTGTAGTTGTCTGCGCCGTTTCAGCCTCCGCTCTTG GTTTATTTCTATCGGCGTCGTTCCAATCGGTAAACACAGCCTCCCTATTTTCTGTGCCGTTGGACTTCCTTGGCCTGATGTTCTGCGGAATTTATTTGCATCTTGG ctATCTGGCGCCTGGTATCGCGTGGCTCAAATATCTATCCCAGTTCTATTATGGCCTAGAGGCGGTTTCCTTGACGCAATGGCCTCTAATCGATCACATAA ACTGTTCGCCGGATCCGGAAGAGCCGTGTGTCTCCAGCGGACGAGAAGTTTTGGAGAAGTACGGCTACTTACCAAACCATTACACCATGGATATAATCGGCCTCTTGGTCATTTTTGGGATTTGCCATTTCGCTGGCTTTCTGGTGATCAGACACAGAAGTCGCAAGGAACCtgtctattaa
- the LOC100644150 gene encoding protein scarlet isoform X3 — protein sequence MLVVILMTRSLGYPTLQSSIRKDLCLTWRNISYTVERKVNGGSLRAIFGLQHTEFIRLLNGVSGIVNSGMLMAIMGPSGAGKTTLLATISRRVKGEATGDVLLNGKPIDTDQMIRISGFVPQMDLAIESLTILEHMEFMACMKMDRRLGANVRRQRIMVLLGELGLGKCITTKLSALSGGERKRVTLAVQLLTEPSILFCDEPTTGLDSYGAITVVKTLRDVAASGRIVICTLHQPASGLLDIFHEVVLLSSGRVAFQGSSTDAMKFFDSLDLRCPPTFNGAEFFVSQLSIVRGREAESYRKVNWICDQYEKSKHSQKVSKLIDYSCFMDSGELPAIFSQISLSPKDFKKARTLTQLRWLTWRTYVDYKRNSASLLLRFTTYMFIGLLIALPYMNITGQALNQGGIQNMQGLLYLVVVETVFTFNYAVFYTFPRELPLLLRDIASGLYDPTPYYMSKVIVLIPGAIIQPLLYAAFIFAITGLKGGLLGFVYFALPVVVCAVSASALGLFLSASFQSVNTASLFSVPLDFLGLMFCGIYLHLGYLAPGIAWLKYLSQFYYGLEAVSLTQWPLIDHINCSPDPEEPCVSSGREVLEKYGYLPNHYTMDIIGLLVIFGICHFAGFLVIRHRSRKEPVY from the exons ATGTTGGTGGTAATTTTG ATGACACGCAGTCTGGGATATCCAACGTTGCAGTCGAGTATACGAAAAGATTTGTGTCTGACTTGGAGGAACATTTCATATACGGTTGAGAGGAAGGTCAATGGCGGTAGTCTTCGAGCAATTTTCGGTCTGCAGCACACAGAATTCATTCGACTGCTCAATGGAG TCAGTGGTATAGTTAATTCAGGAATGTTGATGGCGATTATGGGACCAAG CGGCGCTGGGAAAACTACGTTACTCGCGACGATCAGCCGCCGTGTGAAAG GAGAAGCGACAGGTGACGTTCTGTTAAATGGCAAGCCTATCGATACCGACCAAATGATAAGGATATCTGGATTCGTTCCACAAATGGACCTGGCCATCGAATCGCTGACAATCCTAGAGCACATGGAATTCATG GCGTGCATGAAAATGGACAGGAGGCTGGGGGCCAACGTCAGAAGGCAACGCATAATGGTGCTGCTTGGTGAACTTGGACTAGGAAAATGTATCACCACAAAATTATCTGCCCTTTCTGGCGGAGAGAGGAAACGCGTCACCCTGGCTGTTCAA TTGCTCACTGAACCGAGTATTCTCTTCTGCGACGAGCCAACAACAGGGTTGGATAGTTATGGGGCGATAACTGTGGTGAAGACGTTGAGGGACGTCGCGGCCAGCGGAAGGATAGTCATATGCACGTTGCATCAACCTGCTTCCGGTTTGTTAGACATCTTTCATGAAGTTGTGCTACTTTCCAGCGGCAGGGTCGCTTTTCAAGGTTCTTCTACCGACGCAATGAAATTCTTTGATAg CTTGGACCTACGTTGTCCTCCAACTTTCAACGGCGCTGAGTTCTTCGTTTCTCAACTATCCATCGTCCGTGGCAGGGAAGCTGAAAGTTATAGAAAG GTAAATTGGATCTGCGATCAATACGAGAAATCGAAACACAGCCAGAAGGTGTCGAAACTGATCGACTACTCCTGCTTCATGGATTCCGGCGAGCTACCAGCAATATTCTCACAGATCTCCTTGTCTCCGAAAGATTTCAAAAAAGCACGTACACTGACGCAGCTTCGATGGCTCACGTGGCGAACTTACGTCGATTACAAGAGGAACTCAGCCTCTCTTCTCTTGCGATTCACAACGTACATG TTTATAGGATTGCTGATAGCGTTGCCCTATATGAACATCACGGGACAAGCGTTGAATCAGGGTGGCATACAGAATATGCAAGGTCTCCTCTACTTGGTGGTCGTCGAAACTGTATTCACGTTCAATTATGCTGTTTTCTACACATTCCCGCGAGAACTGCCGCTTCTACTGCGTGACATCGCCAGTGGACTGTACGACCCGACGCCGTATTACATGAGCAAGGTTATCGTCCTG ATACCCGGGGCGATAATACAGCCATTGCTGTACGCGGCTTTCATATTCGCAATCACGGGGCTGAAGGGTGGACTTTTAGGATTCGTTTACTTTGCGCTGCCTGTAGTTGTCTGCGCCGTTTCAGCCTCCGCTCTTG GTTTATTTCTATCGGCGTCGTTCCAATCGGTAAACACAGCCTCCCTATTTTCTGTGCCGTTGGACTTCCTTGGCCTGATGTTCTGCGGAATTTATTTGCATCTTGG ctATCTGGCGCCTGGTATCGCGTGGCTCAAATATCTATCCCAGTTCTATTATGGCCTAGAGGCGGTTTCCTTGACGCAATGGCCTCTAATCGATCACATAA ACTGTTCGCCGGATCCGGAAGAGCCGTGTGTCTCCAGCGGACGAGAAGTTTTGGAGAAGTACGGCTACTTACCAAACCATTACACCATGGATATAATCGGCCTCTTGGTCATTTTTGGGATTTGCCATTTCGCTGGCTTTCTGGTGATCAGACACAGAAGTCGCAAGGAACCtgtctattaa
- the LOC100644150 gene encoding protein scarlet isoform X4 — translation MLVMTRSLGYPTLQSSIRKDLCLTWRNISYTVERKVNGGSLRAIFGLQHTEFIRLLNGVSGIVNSGMLMAIMGPSGAGKTTLLATISRRVKGEATGDVLLNGKPIDTDQMIRISGFVPQMDLAIESLTILEHMEFMACMKMDRRLGANVRRQRIMVLLGELGLGKCITTKLSALSGGERKRVTLAVQLLTEPSILFCDEPTTGLDSYGAITVVKTLRDVAASGRIVICTLHQPASGLLDIFHEVVLLSSGRVAFQGSSTDAMKFFDSLDLRCPPTFNGAEFFVSQLSIVRGREAESYRKVNWICDQYEKSKHSQKVSKLIDYSCFMDSGELPAIFSQISLSPKDFKKARTLTQLRWLTWRTYVDYKRNSASLLLRFTTYMFIGLLIALPYMNITGQALNQGGIQNMQGLLYLVVVETVFTFNYAVFYTFPRELPLLLRDIASGLYDPTPYYMSKVIVLIPGAIIQPLLYAAFIFAITGLKGGLLGFVYFALPVVVCAVSASALGLFLSASFQSVNTASLFSVPLDFLGLMFCGIYLHLGYLAPGIAWLKYLSQFYYGLEAVSLTQWPLIDHINCSPDPEEPCVSSGREVLEKYGYLPNHYTMDIIGLLVIFGICHFAGFLVIRHRSRKEPVY, via the exons ATGTTGGTG ATGACACGCAGTCTGGGATATCCAACGTTGCAGTCGAGTATACGAAAAGATTTGTGTCTGACTTGGAGGAACATTTCATATACGGTTGAGAGGAAGGTCAATGGCGGTAGTCTTCGAGCAATTTTCGGTCTGCAGCACACAGAATTCATTCGACTGCTCAATGGAG TCAGTGGTATAGTTAATTCAGGAATGTTGATGGCGATTATGGGACCAAG CGGCGCTGGGAAAACTACGTTACTCGCGACGATCAGCCGCCGTGTGAAAG GAGAAGCGACAGGTGACGTTCTGTTAAATGGCAAGCCTATCGATACCGACCAAATGATAAGGATATCTGGATTCGTTCCACAAATGGACCTGGCCATCGAATCGCTGACAATCCTAGAGCACATGGAATTCATG GCGTGCATGAAAATGGACAGGAGGCTGGGGGCCAACGTCAGAAGGCAACGCATAATGGTGCTGCTTGGTGAACTTGGACTAGGAAAATGTATCACCACAAAATTATCTGCCCTTTCTGGCGGAGAGAGGAAACGCGTCACCCTGGCTGTTCAA TTGCTCACTGAACCGAGTATTCTCTTCTGCGACGAGCCAACAACAGGGTTGGATAGTTATGGGGCGATAACTGTGGTGAAGACGTTGAGGGACGTCGCGGCCAGCGGAAGGATAGTCATATGCACGTTGCATCAACCTGCTTCCGGTTTGTTAGACATCTTTCATGAAGTTGTGCTACTTTCCAGCGGCAGGGTCGCTTTTCAAGGTTCTTCTACCGACGCAATGAAATTCTTTGATAg CTTGGACCTACGTTGTCCTCCAACTTTCAACGGCGCTGAGTTCTTCGTTTCTCAACTATCCATCGTCCGTGGCAGGGAAGCTGAAAGTTATAGAAAG GTAAATTGGATCTGCGATCAATACGAGAAATCGAAACACAGCCAGAAGGTGTCGAAACTGATCGACTACTCCTGCTTCATGGATTCCGGCGAGCTACCAGCAATATTCTCACAGATCTCCTTGTCTCCGAAAGATTTCAAAAAAGCACGTACACTGACGCAGCTTCGATGGCTCACGTGGCGAACTTACGTCGATTACAAGAGGAACTCAGCCTCTCTTCTCTTGCGATTCACAACGTACATG TTTATAGGATTGCTGATAGCGTTGCCCTATATGAACATCACGGGACAAGCGTTGAATCAGGGTGGCATACAGAATATGCAAGGTCTCCTCTACTTGGTGGTCGTCGAAACTGTATTCACGTTCAATTATGCTGTTTTCTACACATTCCCGCGAGAACTGCCGCTTCTACTGCGTGACATCGCCAGTGGACTGTACGACCCGACGCCGTATTACATGAGCAAGGTTATCGTCCTG ATACCCGGGGCGATAATACAGCCATTGCTGTACGCGGCTTTCATATTCGCAATCACGGGGCTGAAGGGTGGACTTTTAGGATTCGTTTACTTTGCGCTGCCTGTAGTTGTCTGCGCCGTTTCAGCCTCCGCTCTTG GTTTATTTCTATCGGCGTCGTTCCAATCGGTAAACACAGCCTCCCTATTTTCTGTGCCGTTGGACTTCCTTGGCCTGATGTTCTGCGGAATTTATTTGCATCTTGG ctATCTGGCGCCTGGTATCGCGTGGCTCAAATATCTATCCCAGTTCTATTATGGCCTAGAGGCGGTTTCCTTGACGCAATGGCCTCTAATCGATCACATAA ACTGTTCGCCGGATCCGGAAGAGCCGTGTGTCTCCAGCGGACGAGAAGTTTTGGAGAAGTACGGCTACTTACCAAACCATTACACCATGGATATAATCGGCCTCTTGGTCATTTTTGGGATTTGCCATTTCGCTGGCTTTCTGGTGATCAGACACAGAAGTCGCAAGGAACCtgtctattaa
- the LOC100644150 gene encoding protein scarlet isoform X5, with protein MTRSLGYPTLQSSIRKDLCLTWRNISYTVERKVNGGSLRAIFGLQHTEFIRLLNGVSGIVNSGMLMAIMGPSGAGKTTLLATISRRVKGEATGDVLLNGKPIDTDQMIRISGFVPQMDLAIESLTILEHMEFMACMKMDRRLGANVRRQRIMVLLGELGLGKCITTKLSALSGGERKRVTLAVQLLTEPSILFCDEPTTGLDSYGAITVVKTLRDVAASGRIVICTLHQPASGLLDIFHEVVLLSSGRVAFQGSSTDAMKFFDSLDLRCPPTFNGAEFFVSQLSIVRGREAESYRKVNWICDQYEKSKHSQKVSKLIDYSCFMDSGELPAIFSQISLSPKDFKKARTLTQLRWLTWRTYVDYKRNSASLLLRFTTYMFIGLLIALPYMNITGQALNQGGIQNMQGLLYLVVVETVFTFNYAVFYTFPRELPLLLRDIASGLYDPTPYYMSKVIVLIPGAIIQPLLYAAFIFAITGLKGGLLGFVYFALPVVVCAVSASALGLFLSASFQSVNTASLFSVPLDFLGLMFCGIYLHLGYLAPGIAWLKYLSQFYYGLEAVSLTQWPLIDHINCSPDPEEPCVSSGREVLEKYGYLPNHYTMDIIGLLVIFGICHFAGFLVIRHRSRKEPVY; from the exons ATGACACGCAGTCTGGGATATCCAACGTTGCAGTCGAGTATACGAAAAGATTTGTGTCTGACTTGGAGGAACATTTCATATACGGTTGAGAGGAAGGTCAATGGCGGTAGTCTTCGAGCAATTTTCGGTCTGCAGCACACAGAATTCATTCGACTGCTCAATGGAG TCAGTGGTATAGTTAATTCAGGAATGTTGATGGCGATTATGGGACCAAG CGGCGCTGGGAAAACTACGTTACTCGCGACGATCAGCCGCCGTGTGAAAG GAGAAGCGACAGGTGACGTTCTGTTAAATGGCAAGCCTATCGATACCGACCAAATGATAAGGATATCTGGATTCGTTCCACAAATGGACCTGGCCATCGAATCGCTGACAATCCTAGAGCACATGGAATTCATG GCGTGCATGAAAATGGACAGGAGGCTGGGGGCCAACGTCAGAAGGCAACGCATAATGGTGCTGCTTGGTGAACTTGGACTAGGAAAATGTATCACCACAAAATTATCTGCCCTTTCTGGCGGAGAGAGGAAACGCGTCACCCTGGCTGTTCAA TTGCTCACTGAACCGAGTATTCTCTTCTGCGACGAGCCAACAACAGGGTTGGATAGTTATGGGGCGATAACTGTGGTGAAGACGTTGAGGGACGTCGCGGCCAGCGGAAGGATAGTCATATGCACGTTGCATCAACCTGCTTCCGGTTTGTTAGACATCTTTCATGAAGTTGTGCTACTTTCCAGCGGCAGGGTCGCTTTTCAAGGTTCTTCTACCGACGCAATGAAATTCTTTGATAg CTTGGACCTACGTTGTCCTCCAACTTTCAACGGCGCTGAGTTCTTCGTTTCTCAACTATCCATCGTCCGTGGCAGGGAAGCTGAAAGTTATAGAAAG GTAAATTGGATCTGCGATCAATACGAGAAATCGAAACACAGCCAGAAGGTGTCGAAACTGATCGACTACTCCTGCTTCATGGATTCCGGCGAGCTACCAGCAATATTCTCACAGATCTCCTTGTCTCCGAAAGATTTCAAAAAAGCACGTACACTGACGCAGCTTCGATGGCTCACGTGGCGAACTTACGTCGATTACAAGAGGAACTCAGCCTCTCTTCTCTTGCGATTCACAACGTACATG TTTATAGGATTGCTGATAGCGTTGCCCTATATGAACATCACGGGACAAGCGTTGAATCAGGGTGGCATACAGAATATGCAAGGTCTCCTCTACTTGGTGGTCGTCGAAACTGTATTCACGTTCAATTATGCTGTTTTCTACACATTCCCGCGAGAACTGCCGCTTCTACTGCGTGACATCGCCAGTGGACTGTACGACCCGACGCCGTATTACATGAGCAAGGTTATCGTCCTG ATACCCGGGGCGATAATACAGCCATTGCTGTACGCGGCTTTCATATTCGCAATCACGGGGCTGAAGGGTGGACTTTTAGGATTCGTTTACTTTGCGCTGCCTGTAGTTGTCTGCGCCGTTTCAGCCTCCGCTCTTG GTTTATTTCTATCGGCGTCGTTCCAATCGGTAAACACAGCCTCCCTATTTTCTGTGCCGTTGGACTTCCTTGGCCTGATGTTCTGCGGAATTTATTTGCATCTTGG ctATCTGGCGCCTGGTATCGCGTGGCTCAAATATCTATCCCAGTTCTATTATGGCCTAGAGGCGGTTTCCTTGACGCAATGGCCTCTAATCGATCACATAA ACTGTTCGCCGGATCCGGAAGAGCCGTGTGTCTCCAGCGGACGAGAAGTTTTGGAGAAGTACGGCTACTTACCAAACCATTACACCATGGATATAATCGGCCTCTTGGTCATTTTTGGGATTTGCCATTTCGCTGGCTTTCTGGTGATCAGACACAGAAGTCGCAAGGAACCtgtctattaa